In a single window of the Candidatus Omnitrophota bacterium genome:
- the rpsS gene encoding 30S ribosomal protein S19, which yields MSRSVKKGPFVDESLKKKIDRIIESGSKKPIKTWSRRSTILPEFVGLTISVHDGRKFHPLFITENMVGHKLGEFAATRTFRSHGAATKQSMEKT from the coding sequence ATGTCAAGGTCGGTAAAAAAAGGGCCTTTTGTAGACGAAAGCCTTAAAAAGAAGATTGACAGGATAATCGAAAGCGGCAGCAAGAAGCCCATCAAGACCTGGTCGCGAAGGTCGACCATATTGCCGGAATTCGTCGGTCTGACCATTTCCGTGCATGATGGCAGGAAATTCCACCCGCTTTTTATTACGGAGAACATGGTAGGCCATAAACTGGGTGAGTTCGCGGCAACCAGGACCTTCAGGAGCCATGGTGCCGCAACCAAGCAGTCGATGGAAAAGACTTAA
- the rplB gene encoding 50S ribosomal protein L2 produces the protein MGTRKLKARTPGQRWSDISGFDEITKKKPEKSLTRPLRKKGGRNNNGRKTVSSQGGGHKRRYRIIDFRYKKKGHSGVVEAIEYDPNRSARIALIRYDDGEKAYAIAPAGLKVNSNVQCGPGAKYETGNSMPLKDVPLGAEVYCIELQPGRGAKIARSAGNNAIVEAKDGKNIHLRLPSGEVRLVSEECYASIGEVGNSDHENISLGKAGRSRHRGKRPKSRAVVKNPVDHPMGGGEGKSSGGRHPVTPWGKITKGLKTRKKKKASDSKIVKRRTAKK, from the coding sequence ATGGGCACCAGAAAACTTAAAGCAAGAACACCTGGCCAGAGATGGTCGGATATATCCGGGTTTGACGAAATAACAAAAAAGAAGCCGGAAAAATCCCTGACCAGGCCGTTGCGTAAAAAGGGCGGCAGAAATAACAACGGCAGGAAGACTGTCAGTTCGCAAGGTGGAGGCCATAAAAGGAGATACCGGATAATCGATTTCCGCTATAAGAAAAAGGGTCATTCCGGTGTTGTCGAGGCGATCGAATATGATCCGAACCGCTCGGCTAGAATTGCTCTTATCCGTTACGATGACGGAGAGAAGGCATATGCCATAGCGCCCGCGGGGCTTAAGGTCAACAGCAATGTGCAGTGCGGACCTGGCGCCAAGTATGAAACAGGCAACTCTATGCCCCTCAAAGATGTGCCTCTGGGAGCTGAAGTTTATTGTATAGAGTTACAGCCCGGCAGAGGCGCCAAGATAGCAAGGTCGGCCGGCAATAATGCTATAGTTGAGGCGAAGGACGGGAAGAACATCCATCTGCGATTGCCCAGCGGTGAAGTCCGCTTGGTAAGCGAAGAATGCTATGCTTCGATCGGCGAAGTGGGTAATTCAGACCATGAAAATATCTCTCTTGGGAAAGCCGGAAGGTCGAGACACCGCGGGAAGCGACCCAAGTCGAGAGCCGTTGTTAAGAACCCCGTTGACCACCCGATGGGTGGAGGGGAAGGTAAGTCCTCTGGAGGAAGACACCCTGTAACGCCGTGGGGGAAGATAACCAAGGGACTTAAGACTAGAAAGAAAAAGAAAGCCTCTGACAGCAAGATTGTTAAGCGCCGGACGGCAAAAAAGTAA
- the rplW gene encoding 50S ribosomal protein L23 codes for MKTAHDVIKNMIRTEKGTELLMQNKYLFRVDKRANKIDVKKSVEEIYKVEVESVNIVNIKGKKRRVRFREGMTSSWKKAIVTLKPDNRIEVT; via the coding sequence ATGAAGACCGCGCACGATGTAATAAAGAATATGATCCGGACCGAGAAGGGCACTGAGCTACTGATGCAGAATAAATATCTCTTTCGCGTGGATAAGAGGGCGAACAAGATAGATGTTAAGAAGTCCGTTGAGGAGATATATAAGGTCGAAGTTGAATCAGTGAATATAGTGAATATCAAAGGAAAGAAAAGGAGGGTCAGGTTCCGAGAAGGGATGACGTCCTCCTGGAAGAAAGCGATAGTGACGCTTAAACCTGACAACAGGATAGAGGTAACGTAA
- the rplD gene encoding 50S ribosomal protein L4, giving the protein MKKVNTRLQVYDMSGKAVDNIQLDGKLFDGKVNKALLYEVKKMYEANAHRGIASAKTRSEVSGGGQKPWRQKGTGRARVGSTRNPIWTHGGVTFPPKPRNFGYSLPKKALKKALLSSLNARLKEELIKPVVKIEMEEAKTKKFKAMLDNLKVEGRALVIVDSISDTVKLSSRNIKQVSLKEGSSVCARDVLVNDYLVIEKEALEKIAERLK; this is encoded by the coding sequence ATGAAGAAGGTGAATACCAGGTTACAGGTCTATGACATGAGCGGCAAAGCTGTGGATAATATACAGCTTGACGGTAAGCTTTTTGACGGCAAGGTCAACAAGGCGCTTCTCTATGAGGTCAAGAAAATGTATGAAGCTAATGCACACAGGGGCATAGCTTCCGCAAAGACCAGATCTGAAGTCTCCGGCGGAGGGCAAAAGCCCTGGAGGCAGAAAGGTACAGGACGGGCGAGAGTCGGCTCGACACGCAATCCCATATGGACACATGGCGGAGTGACTTTTCCGCCGAAGCCGCGCAATTTTGGATATTCGCTTCCCAAGAAAGCCTTGAAAAAGGCGCTTCTTTCAAGTCTTAACGCAAGGCTGAAAGAGGAACTGATAAAACCTGTAGTTAAAATAGAAATGGAAGAGGCCAAAACCAAGAAGTTCAAGGCCATGCTGGACAACCTTAAAGTCGAGGGCAGGGCGTTAGTTATCGTGGATAGCATTTCAGATACGGTTAAACTTTCTTCGCGGAACATCAAACAGGTCAGCCTCAAGGAGGGAAGCAGCGTTTGCGCCAGAGACGTGCTTGTAAACGACTATCTTGTTATAGAAAAAGAGGCACTTGAGAAAATTGCAGAGAGGTTAAAATGA